Proteins from a genomic interval of Chitinophagales bacterium:
- a CDS encoding DUF2220 family protein, producing MLTPQQIQKKALRLYPNFLIAVMQNENIFPLEIKGSKGKSTMPLSQLFPALQKLLKGGKGMLGYGYTVELKEVNTRHAGVQSMPKKIEFETQADYLKFLKKGQEFVEFQQVYAFTLQSLPQLKEWLLENPLKLVKHRGVWADLLKVCHYFMAHPQPNLYVRQLPIAVHTKFIEQHQGILKDLLDELLEDWAIKYHTTRFEERYYLKYDEPTIRLRILDAAMMPVFPDYVTDVSLTLSELQQLEVFAYRVFIVENKQTFLAFPNVPNSLIIWGKGFGVELLKEVLWLEQKDIFYWGDMDVQGFQMLSQLRAYFPQTESLLMDKATFEAFAEFAVTGTASRVKSLANLTESEQAVFDFLQETAVDRLEQERITHRYLLERLEEIL from the coding sequence ATGCTCACCCCTCAACAAATCCAAAAAAAAGCCCTTCGCCTCTACCCCAATTTCCTCATTGCAGTCATGCAAAACGAGAACATTTTCCCTTTAGAAATAAAGGGCAGCAAAGGAAAGAGTACCATGCCTTTGAGTCAATTGTTTCCTGCGCTGCAAAAGCTGCTGAAGGGCGGCAAAGGAATGTTGGGATATGGTTATACGGTGGAATTGAAGGAGGTCAATACCCGTCATGCGGGCGTTCAGTCTATGCCCAAGAAGATTGAGTTTGAAACACAAGCGGATTATTTGAAATTTTTGAAGAAAGGGCAAGAATTTGTGGAGTTTCAGCAGGTCTATGCTTTTACCCTTCAATCTTTGCCGCAATTGAAGGAATGGCTCTTGGAGAACCCTTTGAAGTTGGTGAAACATCGAGGTGTTTGGGCAGATTTATTGAAGGTCTGCCATTATTTTATGGCGCATCCTCAGCCCAATTTGTACGTCCGTCAATTGCCGATTGCAGTGCATACCAAGTTTATCGAACAGCATCAAGGTATTTTGAAGGATTTGTTGGACGAACTCTTGGAAGATTGGGCGATAAAATACCACACAACGAGGTTTGAAGAACGCTATTATTTGAAGTACGATGAGCCAACGATTCGACTGCGAATTTTGGATGCTGCCATGATGCCCGTTTTTCCCGATTATGTGACAGATGTGAGTTTGACTTTGAGCGAGTTGCAGCAATTGGAGGTGTTTGCTTACCGAGTATTTATTGTCGAAAACAAACAGACTTTTTTAGCTTTTCCAAATGTGCCGAATAGCTTGATTATCTGGGGAAAAGGTTTTGGCGTGGAGTTGCTGAAAGAAGTACTTTGGTTGGAGCAGAAGGATATTTTTTATTGGGGCGATATGGACGTGCAGGGTTTTCAGATGTTGTCGCAATTGCGGGCGTATTTTCCACAAACAGAATCGCTACTGATGGACAAAGCGACTTTTGAGGCGTTTGCTGAATTTGCAGTGACGGGTACGGCATCGAGGGTGAAAAGTTTAGCCAATTTGACCGAAAGCGAACAAGCAGTTTTTGACTTTTTGCAGGAAACGGCAGTGGACAGGCTGGAACAAGAGCGGATTACCCATCGGTATTTATTGGAGCGATTGGAGGAGATTTTGTAG
- a CDS encoding N-6 DNA methylase produces the protein MKNNFLHKLGYTTQTGLVHNLNEAQNNVERLYIEEAQKLDVPANAVFFRRYYRKESDELPYFSVPSVCIFKQDDSFFNTQPHKELHAALWSAGKIEIYIIYGDTRIDIINGRKPAKRVGKDDVTLEHQDLILAQSALKEFEDTRFAAHLFGSGTFWEQSDFQEKIDSNSQPYAFLLDYLMQVRTQLIEIKTWKLKEATIDKLLITSILIKFLEDIKDDEGKHTLRKIYKKYRVATFEEGLLKEGICLKILRDLSKEFNGKVFNTFTKQELVEIALADLTPIAKFLSGNIDIRTNQGFLWKQYSFKHLPAEVISAIYENFIQAEAERKGEPKKGVVYTPLPLVNLLIDEVMPLDQPELFKNNRFKVLDPACGSGVFLVAAYKRMLQWWTINNNKWNKTDEIKYPTKIVAKKILEENIFGVDIEEVAALVSIFGLTIAFLDKLTPKEIWDNLKFKDLSERNIHGVNFVDWAKFAKEKEFDLVIGNPPFNPSKKGTITNEDLQELCGKKVPGNKLALKFFEAALLFGQKVCMIIPSNVFLYNKSDTSHEYRKEVFTKYTVEKIYDFTHLRRDLFHKTADTPVIALIVEKVLSKFQAIEHIVVKRQLLSEKKIRFEIDYYDKHQVRWNWAIDDKKQFVWKTNLLGGGRLFHLVYRLSLLGKLGEFLNQKVKERKWVYNNGYISQYGDISNNEQAKFLNKKLRIKPRTFDELGNYETEFIPKTEYFWNKRSKELFEPPHIIFQLVFRKSKIPMAFVSEYLCFNSSFVGISAPEKEKKELYKIYNRLFENDMTSNLYRAFILANSSKALVYHETSIVKEDIDNLPYPQNEGYLDPSKEEAIIIKDVLEFYRHLGKSISKTGEILHTPIIPNELDAFGKTYCDALNDIYAEDGNSWQSGQVLQTPTFISYQFGFGKNGGLKRRVEEGSELDIDILLNNLNSNQGIIHKRIIRKYQHIDGYDCVFLIKPKNRRYWLQSIALRDADDTFMDLKKAGF, from the coding sequence ATGAAAAATAACTTTCTTCATAAACTGGGATATACCACTCAAACTGGGCTTGTTCATAATTTGAATGAGGCTCAAAATAATGTGGAACGCCTATATATTGAGGAAGCCCAAAAATTAGATGTTCCTGCTAATGCTGTCTTTTTTAGGCGTTATTATAGAAAAGAGTCCGACGAACTGCCCTACTTTTCAGTTCCCAGTGTTTGTATTTTCAAGCAAGACGATTCTTTTTTCAATACGCAACCTCATAAAGAATTACATGCGGCTCTTTGGAGTGCTGGAAAAATAGAAATCTATATTATTTATGGTGATACCCGAATTGATATTATTAATGGTAGAAAACCTGCAAAGAGAGTTGGAAAGGATGATGTGACTTTAGAGCATCAAGATTTGATTTTGGCTCAATCTGCGTTAAAAGAGTTTGAAGATACTCGATTTGCAGCACACTTATTCGGAAGCGGTACATTTTGGGAACAATCTGACTTTCAAGAAAAAATTGATAGTAACAGTCAACCTTATGCTTTTCTATTGGATTATTTGATGCAAGTAAGAACGCAGCTTATAGAAATAAAAACGTGGAAACTAAAAGAAGCGACAATAGATAAGTTGTTAATTACCTCTATTTTAATCAAATTCTTGGAGGATATAAAAGACGATGAGGGTAAACATACTCTGAGAAAAATCTATAAAAAATATCGTGTTGCAACTTTTGAGGAAGGGCTTTTAAAGGAAGGGATTTGTTTGAAGATTTTGAGAGATTTATCAAAGGAATTTAACGGCAAAGTTTTCAATACTTTTACAAAACAAGAATTGGTTGAAATTGCTTTGGCTGATTTAACTCCTATTGCTAAATTTTTAAGTGGAAATATTGATATAAGGACAAACCAAGGTTTTCTTTGGAAACAATACAGTTTCAAGCATCTACCTGCCGAAGTCATTAGTGCCATTTATGAAAACTTTATTCAAGCAGAGGCGGAACGAAAAGGAGAGCCCAAAAAAGGAGTTGTTTACACTCCCTTACCCTTGGTTAATTTGTTGATTGACGAGGTAATGCCCTTAGACCAGCCTGAGTTATTTAAAAATAACAGATTTAAAGTTTTAGACCCCGCTTGTGGTTCAGGTGTTTTTTTGGTAGCAGCTTACAAAAGAATGTTGCAATGGTGGACAATTAATAATAATAAATGGAACAAAACAGATGAAATCAAATATCCTACCAAGATAGTAGCCAAGAAAATTTTAGAAGAAAATATTTTTGGGGTTGATATTGAAGAAGTTGCAGCTTTGGTGAGTATTTTTGGATTAACAATTGCTTTTTTAGATAAGCTGACACCAAAAGAGATTTGGGATAATCTAAAGTTTAAAGATTTAAGTGAACGAAATATTCATGGAGTCAACTTTGTGGATTGGGCAAAATTTGCCAAAGAAAAAGAGTTCGATTTAGTCATTGGAAATCCTCCTTTCAACCCTTCAAAAAAAGGAACAATTACAAATGAGGATTTACAAGAATTGTGCGGAAAAAAAGTGCCTGGAAATAAATTGGCTCTTAAATTTTTTGAGGCTGCTTTATTGTTTGGTCAAAAAGTGTGTATGATTATTCCATCGAATGTTTTTTTATACAACAAAAGTGACACTTCACACGAATACCGAAAAGAGGTTTTTACAAAATATACTGTTGAGAAAATTTATGATTTTACACATTTAAGACGTGATTTATTCCATAAAACTGCTGATACACCTGTTATAGCACTTATAGTTGAAAAAGTTCTATCAAAATTTCAAGCTATTGAACACATAGTTGTAAAACGGCAGCTATTAAGTGAAAAGAAAATACGATTTGAAATTGATTATTATGATAAGCATCAAGTACGTTGGAATTGGGCAATTGATGATAAAAAGCAGTTTGTTTGGAAGACGAATTTATTGGGTGGAGGAAGGTTGTTTCATTTGGTTTATCGATTAAGTTTACTGGGGAAATTAGGTGAATTTTTAAACCAAAAGGTAAAAGAAAGAAAATGGGTGTATAATAATGGGTATATAAGTCAATATGGAGATATTTCAAATAATGAACAAGCAAAATTTCTAAATAAAAAACTTAGAATTAAGCCAAGAACTTTTGATGAGTTGGGTAACTATGAAACAGAGTTTATTCCTAAAACAGAGTATTTTTGGAATAAACGGAGTAAAGAATTGTTTGAACCACCACATATTATTTTCCAGTTAGTGTTTAGAAAATCAAAAATTCCAATGGCTTTTGTAAGTGAATATTTATGTTTTAACAGTAGTTTTGTTGGAATATCAGCTCCTGAGAAAGAAAAAAAAGAACTATACAAAATCTATAATAGACTTTTTGAGAATGATATGACCTCTAATCTTTATAGAGCTTTTATTTTAGCCAATAGTTCTAAAGCATTGGTTTATCATGAAACTTCAATTGTTAAAGAAGATATAGACAATCTACCTTATCCCCAAAACGAAGGATATTTAGACCCTTCAAAAGAGGAAGCAATTATTATTAAGGATGTTTTGGAGTTTTACCGTCATCTTGGCAAATCCATCAGTAAAACAGGGGAAATTTTACACACTCCAATTATTCCAAATGAATTAGACGCATTCGGAAAAACTTATTGTGATGCTTTAAATGACATATATGCCGAAGATGGAAATTCATGGCAATCGGGTCAAGTTCTTCAAACCCCAACATTCATAAGTTATCAATTTGGTTTTGGAAAAAATGGTGGTTTGAAAAGGAGAGTTGAAGAAGGTTCTGAATTAGATATAGATATCTTACTCAATAATTTGAATTCCAATCAAGGAATAATTCACAAAAGAATTATCCGCAAATATCAGCATATTGATGGTTATGATTGTGTATTTTTAATTAAACCTAAAAATAGAAGATATTGGCTTCAATCTATTGCATTGCGAGATGCAGATGATACCTTTATGGATTTGAAAAAAGCTGGTTTTTAA
- a CDS encoding helix-turn-helix domain-containing protein — protein MRTKNKRTQGDIAKILGVSRMTYANYEKAKSELPSNLLLKIAQYYKVTTDTLLTKDIGAPLFRKRPEKADNILSDNIRILPITIAPNQKNNIEFVSAKAVAGYVSEMREITYVSELPRFYLPNLPEGNYRAFEIEGESMPPIQSGYIVVGRFVEHARDLKNGKRYIVAVRNKGVVFKKVISEIDKNKLLLLASDNSEFMPYTVNAKDVLEAWEMVAFIGFPDKIDMNYILLDKLHDIQQQIALLNAVKA, from the coding sequence TTGAGAACAAAAAATAAGCGAACTCAAGGTGATATTGCAAAAATATTAGGAGTTAGTCGCATGACCTATGCCAATTATGAAAAAGCAAAATCGGAATTGCCCTCAAACCTTTTGCTAAAAATTGCTCAATACTATAAGGTCACTACTGATACCTTACTGACAAAAGATATTGGTGCGCCACTATTTCGCAAAAGACCCGAAAAAGCGGATAATATATTATCAGATAATATTCGGATATTGCCAATAACAATAGCTCCAAATCAAAAAAACAACATTGAATTTGTCTCTGCTAAGGCAGTTGCAGGGTATGTCTCGGAAATGAGAGAAATAACTTATGTCTCAGAACTACCTCGTTTCTATTTGCCTAATCTACCCGAAGGAAATTATCGTGCTTTTGAGATAGAAGGAGAGTCTATGCCTCCTATTCAAAGTGGTTATATTGTAGTTGGGAGGTTTGTAGAACATGCGAGAGATTTGAAAAATGGGAAGCGTTATATAGTAGCCGTAAGAAATAAAGGGGTAGTTTTTAAAAAGGTAATCAGTGAAATAGATAAAAATAAGTTGCTACTTTTGGCTTCTGATAATTCGGAGTTTATGCCTTATACTGTAAATGCAAAAGACGTTTTAGAGGCATGGGAAATGGTCGCTTTTATTGGATTTCCTGACAAAATTGACATGAATTACATTTTGTTAGACAAATTACACGACATTCAGCAACAAATAGCATTACTAAACGCTGTTAAAGCTTGA
- a CDS encoding SbcC/MukB-like Walker B domain-containing protein, whose amino-acid sequence MLFNNNGTSKKKQSSGFRLDYVEIFNWGTFDEQIWRLTPSCKNSLLTGANGSGKTTLVDAIITLLVPPSKRHYNQSSGANSKRERDESTYTLGAYVTVQNENELGAKTQYLRTKNDFSILLGVFFNSDTRQHFTLAQVRWFSNNSLKRAYLIIPKALTVEDHFTPLDTAGTWKRVLKKKHKAEEYDSFTKYSQKFSKLFGLKSEKALTLFAQTVGIKVLGNLNEFIRTNMLEESDTETEFEKLYAHYENLLSAHKAIEKAKEQLKMLTPIVQDGQKFHKLEDNLLDLKAMEDSVAPYFAEVKEKLYLKAIARLEGDIHRKAAKVEEVRKELGDLELKKEELVIAKGKNRLYTQLQNIDKQIQLLGNERNSRQMKADRYNKLAKSLGSKSDPTEKQFYKILDEGKAEIDELQKKMEELRDLEIGYQVNLQNLQKEFEELKERFVSLQKRSNRIPMTSIAIRQKILKKLNLREAQLPFAAELLKVPESEADWENVVESLLKPIGLSLLVEEKYYDDVTDFVQKNDLKGKILYEKVSVGSGEIMAPKVGKNSILAKVEVKQNHIFSDWLQLFLQQHYDYACTAKTTDFKRATKAATVEGLIRNGYQHQKDDRTESISKENHILGWDNRETILRIQRKMKDLESEMKQIQSVIRENKKVASAHNKRRDLLTRFRGFEQFPEIDWKSVVQEIEKQKKEKERLLKSSDQLKELEQQLEEVKRAIKDKESEKDQLIEEKAKLQNTLSNYEEGLKEAQELIGEYEDMSFKNYRQKLKSFIGEKAPTISTVNRIEGKVKRTVTGEKEKLEQNRSKKEVALTRRMQQFINPPMDVLEKYPNWTADTVNFRPDVSYLKDYEELYQKVLDEDLPQYQKRFKDWLNERLIFDIANFKTALENKESGILDSIEQINDSLRGIDFNSNPQTYIELDIQKSRDNAIREFKQMLRDAMPDPAKLIKGDEQELEYSFQKIKVIIEELSANELWRKKVTDVRNWLEFAAIERYREDNVQRQYYADSQALSGGEKAKLAYTILASAIAYQFGIRHEDERHRSFRFAVVDEAFSKVDPENSVYAMELFKQLNLQLMVVTPLDKINLAEPYIHSVHFVQNKNKRNSEVFDLPMKVYLAEKERIRGAEE is encoded by the coding sequence ATGCTTTTCAACAACAACGGCACAAGCAAAAAAAAGCAATCCAGTGGTTTTCGCTTAGATTATGTCGAAATCTTCAATTGGGGAACATTCGATGAGCAGATTTGGCGACTCACTCCAAGCTGCAAAAACTCGCTGCTGACAGGTGCCAATGGTTCTGGAAAAACGACATTGGTAGATGCCATCATCACCCTCCTTGTGCCTCCCTCCAAACGCCACTACAACCAATCTTCAGGCGCAAACAGCAAGCGAGAAAGAGACGAAAGCACCTATACATTAGGGGCTTATGTGACCGTGCAAAACGAAAATGAATTGGGCGCAAAGACGCAATATTTGCGGACTAAAAACGATTTTTCGATTCTCTTGGGCGTATTCTTCAATAGCGATACCCGCCAACATTTCACCTTGGCACAAGTCCGTTGGTTCTCTAACAACTCCTTAAAAAGAGCCTATCTCATCATTCCCAAAGCCTTAACTGTTGAAGACCATTTCACACCTTTGGATACAGCGGGAACTTGGAAGCGGGTATTGAAGAAAAAACACAAGGCAGAAGAATACGACAGCTTCACCAAATACAGCCAAAAATTCTCCAAACTCTTTGGATTGAAGTCCGAAAAAGCATTGACGCTTTTCGCTCAAACGGTGGGAATCAAGGTATTGGGAAATCTCAATGAGTTTATCCGCACCAACATGCTCGAAGAAAGCGACACAGAAACGGAATTTGAAAAACTCTACGCTCACTACGAAAACCTACTCTCTGCCCACAAAGCCATCGAAAAGGCAAAGGAGCAATTGAAGATGTTAACTCCCATCGTACAGGACGGACAGAAATTTCACAAACTGGAGGACAATCTATTGGATTTAAAGGCAATGGAAGATAGTGTTGCGCCTTATTTTGCAGAAGTAAAAGAGAAATTGTACCTCAAAGCAATTGCCCGATTGGAGGGAGACATTCACCGAAAGGCGGCAAAGGTCGAAGAAGTGCGAAAGGAATTGGGCGATTTGGAATTGAAGAAAGAGGAATTGGTGATTGCGAAAGGTAAAAACCGCCTCTATACCCAACTGCAAAACATTGACAAACAGATTCAACTCTTGGGAAATGAGCGCAATAGCCGCCAAATGAAGGCTGACCGCTACAACAAACTCGCCAAAAGCCTCGGCTCAAAAAGCGACCCAACTGAAAAGCAATTTTACAAAATTTTGGACGAAGGCAAAGCCGAAATTGACGAATTGCAGAAAAAAATGGAAGAGTTGCGAGACTTGGAAATTGGCTATCAGGTCAATCTGCAAAACCTACAAAAAGAGTTTGAAGAACTGAAAGAACGTTTTGTTTCGCTGCAAAAACGCTCCAACCGAATCCCGATGACTTCAATAGCGATTCGCCAAAAAATATTGAAAAAACTGAACCTTCGAGAAGCACAATTGCCTTTTGCAGCCGAGCTACTGAAAGTGCCTGAATCGGAAGCAGATTGGGAAAATGTGGTAGAATCTTTGTTGAAACCCATTGGTTTGTCGCTTTTGGTAGAGGAAAAATATTACGATGATGTCACCGATTTTGTGCAGAAAAACGACTTGAAGGGCAAGATTCTGTACGAGAAAGTGAGTGTAGGTTCGGGGGAAATCATGGCTCCAAAGGTGGGAAAAAACAGCATTTTGGCGAAAGTGGAAGTTAAGCAAAACCACATCTTTAGCGATTGGCTGCAATTGTTTCTGCAACAACACTACGATTATGCCTGTACTGCAAAAACAACGGACTTCAAACGAGCTACAAAAGCAGCAACAGTCGAAGGTTTGATTCGCAACGGCTACCAACACCAAAAAGACGACCGTACTGAAAGTATCTCCAAAGAAAACCACATTTTGGGCTGGGACAATCGAGAAACGATTCTGCGGATTCAACGCAAAATGAAGGATTTGGAGAGCGAAATGAAGCAAATACAATCGGTCATTCGTGAAAACAAAAAGGTAGCGTCTGCTCACAACAAAAGGCGTGATTTATTGACTCGTTTTCGTGGCTTTGAGCAGTTTCCCGAAATTGACTGGAAATCGGTGGTGCAAGAGATTGAAAAACAGAAGAAAGAGAAAGAACGATTGTTGAAAAGTTCGGACCAATTGAAGGAATTGGAGCAGCAATTGGAGGAAGTCAAACGAGCCATCAAAGACAAAGAATCGGAGAAAGACCAACTGATTGAAGAAAAGGCAAAGCTCCAAAATACGCTGTCGAATTACGAAGAGGGATTGAAGGAAGCGCAGGAGTTGATTGGAGAATATGAAGACATGAGCTTCAAAAATTACCGCCAAAAATTGAAGTCTTTCATAGGCGAAAAAGCTCCAACGATTTCAACCGTGAACCGCATTGAAGGCAAAGTAAAACGCACTGTGACAGGCGAAAAGGAGAAATTGGAACAGAACCGTTCTAAGAAAGAAGTGGCTTTGACCCGAAGAATGCAGCAGTTTATCAATCCTCCAATGGATGTATTGGAGAAGTACCCAAATTGGACGGCAGATACGGTGAATTTCCGTCCCGATGTGAGTTATTTGAAAGACTATGAGGAACTGTATCAAAAGGTTTTGGATGAAGATTTGCCGCAATACCAAAAACGCTTCAAGGATTGGTTGAACGAGCGTTTGATTTTTGACATTGCCAACTTCAAAACGGCTTTGGAAAACAAGGAATCGGGTATTTTGGATAGCATCGAACAAATCAACGATTCGCTTCGTGGCATTGACTTCAACAGCAATCCGCAAACCTACATAGAGTTGGACATCCAAAAATCACGAGACAATGCGATTCGAGAATTCAAACAGATGCTCCGAGATGCGATGCCCGACCCCGCCAAATTGATTAAGGGCGATGAACAGGAATTGGAGTACAGTTTTCAGAAAATCAAGGTAATTATTGAAGAATTGAGTGCCAATGAATTGTGGCGTAAAAAGGTGACGGATGTCCGCAATTGGCTGGAGTTTGCAGCTATTGAACGCTATCGAGAGGACAATGTGCAGCGTCAATATTATGCTGATTCTCAGGCTTTGTCGGGAGGTGAAAAGGCAAAATTGGCATACACGATTTTGGCTTCTGCAATTGCCTATCAGTTTGGAATTCGACATGAGGACGAACGTCACCGCTCGTTTCGTTTTGCAGTCGTTGATGAGGCATTCAGCAAGGTCGACCCCGAAAATTCGGTCTATGCGATGGAATTGTTCAAGCAGTTGAACCTGCAATTGATGGTCGTGACTCCCTTGGACAAAATCAATTTGGCAGAACCTTATATTCATTCGGTTCATTTTGTGCAGAATAAAAACAAACGCAATTCGGAGGTGTTTGATTTGCCGATGAAGGTGTATTTGGCGGAGAAGGAGCGAATTAGGGGAGCGGAAGAATAG